TTTGTCAGTTCTCATGTTAGAGCAGTAGTAACAATAAACCCAAGTGTGGAAAAGTGTTAGGCTTGAGAATGATTGGCAGAAATGTAAACATAAAAGACATGTGTAGGGCAATTCAGAGGAAATCCGTGTTTACCTTTTCTTGTGGGAAGTTAAAACGTATATATAGACTTACAAATATTTATGTACCCTTTATGGTATCCAGTCCATAAGTTCTAACATACTTGGTTTTGTGTTGAAGATGAGGAGCTTTATTCTGGGACTTCTTACAATTTCTTGGGAAGTGAACCTATTATTTCACGGCACTCTCATCAGAGCCCTCTGAGAACGGAGTATGCAATTCCTTGGCTTAATGGTAAGTGGGCATGAGAACTGGCTCAAACAagttacttttcctttttcaacaTCACACGTACAGGGTCTAAGTGTCTGACCCTGGGTAAGGAGTAATTGTCTGGTATCTCAAAGAGATGGATTTTGTTATACTGGCATACACTATGAGTGTGTGCCCTCATGCATGCCATCAAGAgactttattttgaaatttcaggATTTCTATCAGCATTGGTCATGAAAACAGCTTCCGAATATACACGCTTCAACTTGACATTAACAGTTTATCTCTTACCTGCTTGTTCATCTGTGCAATAATGCAGCTTAGTTATGATATGGTAAGGAATGGAATGGTTTTGGTCTTGAATTGGTTCTCAAATTGAGATGATCATGGTTCCTGATGCTTTTTAAGTACCTCAATTTCAAAATTCACTGAGTTTTGTGAATGCTCAGAGGTTTGAGGCTTTGTACCAAAAGGACCAAAGTCATGATCACTGTCCAAAAAGCACAGGATTCTGAGTTTTGTAATACATATTGTAATGGCACTGTCATTCAGTGCTTCAGCTAATAGCTGAAATAGAGGAGAAGCAGGCAAGGGAAGGTTACCTCTCCAGGCCCATTAGAAAACCACATTTGAGTGTGGACTGAAGAGTGCTGAAGTAATGAGCTGTCAGATCATAGAGATCTCTCAGGTATCTTAGTGCTTTCACATAGGTTTTAtggggcttggggtttttttctgtttctggtcggtttttggtggtttggtgttttttagAAATCCTATTCATGTTATGAACAGCAAACTGTGTAAGCAGGTCAGTGAgtggagaggagggaaatgCAGTGTGGAGTTTGGGTGAGACACAGCTTCTGAGGGTCTTTGAGGGGATCTAGTTAGTAGTCACATATGTAATAGAAAATTCTTCTGTTTGTATCTGTAGAGCCCAACTTTGTTTTTGCTGATGTGATAAGAGCAGATCCAAACAGCACAGATGGAGAAGACGACAAGATATACTTCTTTTTCACTGAGGTGTCTGTGGAGTATGAATTTGTTGGAAAATTGATGATACCAAGAATAGCTAGAGTATGCAAGGTGGGAGATAGTTCAGTTTACTTTATCTCTTAGaatcttgtgtgtgtgtgttaaaaAGCATTCATTATTGTGGACTTACTGCCAGGTAAATGGAGATGTTTGAGTTCAGGGAATCTTAATCAATGAGCAGTTCCAATCAGTTAATCAGAACTAAGAAAGCCTAATGGCTGCTTTGTAAATAAATACTTGATCTAATTTTGCACAGTTGTGAGATTTCAGTACATCTGAAggttctgctcttctctgggagaaaacaaaacaaccatgACAAAACCCAGCAACAGAAAAAGTGTCACCCCagttttctttgtaattttttttaaacaagtacAGCTCCCTGTGAAGAAGTGACTTTGGTTGGAGCTGAGCAGATAGGATATGTGTCAGGTGACTTTGAAGTAGCTGTGTGCAAGCGAAACTGTAGCTGTGTccacagcaaaatatttcttgacTGTGGTGTAGCCGATGGTACTTCTGTGAAGCTGCTACAGCTGCCAGAGCCTGAGGGGAAATGGTCACCAGCAGCCTGATTCTGTCACACTTGCTGTGCTTAAACCTCAGTGTGTTAAGCTGATTCAAGTACATCCTCAGAAGTGCTGGTTAAAAGTCTTGCTGATTAAAgtttttttcagtagaaaatgtttatttaacaaaaacTTTTTCAGTGGAATGTatcaatttcctttttttttccaacaggaaATTTATCTGgctgtttcatttttatgaggttgaaagttttattttgacTTTACTGTTTTGTATTTAAACAGGGAAGTCAAAACATCAATAACAAGTTAGTGCCCTTAAGATTTCCATTAAacaaggagctggaggcaggttTAGATGGGGCTTATTGTTGTGGCACTCTGTCCACTGACAGCTTGTGCACACTTTAAAAGGGGAGTATTGTGGAATATGAGAGCTtcatttattatattattatatatttcaGACTGTTTGAAATAGAAATCAGTGGCAGATTGCAAATCTGTAAGCATTTATACTTAACTGTTATAATAAATCTTGTAGATTTCCTTTAATACATTGCATACACCATTGGATAATGAATGGAAATATTAAATGGAAATATTAATAGTGATGCAATTTGCCCTTTTATAAGAGCAGTATCAGAGCTACATCTCAAATATCAAATATAGCAAtggtttttaaatgcaaaaatgcTGCTAGTTCTCCtcacaaacactttttttttttttttttaatatcataaGAGGGACCAAGGAGGATTAAGGACCTTGCAGAAAAAATGGACTTCCTTTCTCAAGGCCAGACTGATTTGTACCATCCCTgataagaatttaattttcaatgtTATCAATGATGTTTTTATTCTCAAATCTCCAACTTTGAAGGAACCAGTGATATATGGAGTCTTCACCCCACAGCTGTAAGTGTGGTATATATAGCCTTTTCCTGGATAAATTCCTTTAATCTCAATTCGTTACTACAAGAAAATAGTAATTACTCCtatgttttgttggggttttttcctaatttcttcCTGAACTTACAGGAATAATGTGGGGTTGTCAGCAGTGTGTGCGTACAATCTGTCTACTGTAGAAGAGGTTTtctcaaaaggaaaatacatgCAGAGTGCTACAGTAGAACAGTCTCACACAAAGTGGGTACGATACAATGGGGAAATTCCTAATCCTCGACCTGGTGCGGTAAGTTTCCGTAATCTTGGATCTGATGACTTTTTTAATGCTCAGTAGTGAACAGACTAGGCATTAGTTACTAGACATTAGTAACCTACTAATGATTCATTTGTTTGCCCTCACCTGGTTACTTCTTGTAAAAACTTTGTAGAAAAACACTCAAGTGTTCTGAACTTTTTATCTGGGAATCAAAGtctttgggttttgggtttttgaaATTTAGAATTAAGTTATTTGctggttttgtatttcattatttcattaattatCTTCTCATTGGGAAATAGAACTCAGTTTACACTGGCAACATCATATACTTTTTAGttcagatgaaaagaaatacagcaacTGTTGCATTGTCACAGTAGAATCAGCAGGTTTATCCAATGTAGTGCACTGCTTTGCAAACTCAAACTTTCCTAGTGCTGGGTCTCCTTCCCGACTTTTCTTACTTCCTTACGTTCCTTACAATCATATTGTTGCTAGTGCTTAAAGAAGTGATGGTTAAAAGTACTGAAAATGCACGAGAGCACAGGAGGAATATTTTCCTAGAATATGTTTTGTACCAAAACAAAAACGTAGTCCAAAACTCAGGGGTTAGTACATCCCTGAAGCCAAAGTGCAATGAGACCTGAGAACCTTCCTTGCTACAATGAGAATAGTGTACAGGTGTGGTTACTGGCCAAAATAAtgtggagaagaaaatgcataCAGCTGCTGTtaattgtctttattttgtACAAGTAAATGATACAATTTggttgtcttttttcctttttcacccCCTCCTTGTCCCCCCTTCTAGTGTATAAACAATGAAGCCAGAGCATCAAACTACATGAGTTCTCTGAATTTACCAGACAAAACATTGCAGTTTGTTAAAGATCATCCTCTGATGGATGACTCAGTGACCCCAATGGGAGACAGACCTCGGCTAGTAAAGCGAGATGTGAAGTACACACAGATTGTAGTTGACAGAGTCAGAGTACTCAATGGCACCATCTATGATGTTATGTTCATTGGTACAGGTGAGTTCTACAAAACACCTGTTTCTGGTGTTTTCACACCAGCTGATGTAAAAAGTAAGATGCCGCAGTAAGTGGACAATCTTAGGTGCTTTAAAAAAGTATCATGGGAAAAGAACTGCAAAGCTTCAACGAGTTCAGCAAAACCACACAATATAATCCCCAACTGGTCATTTTGTGTACCAAAATGTTATTTCTTGCTCAGAGGTCCTGATGATGGCAAGTTTAATGGTTGCCTTTGACATAGAGTCAAAGCTGAACAGCAAGCAAATTATTGAGACAACTTGTAGCAATTGTGCAGgcttttttcttgcctttttatttcaagGATCTTACTTAAACATATTTCTCTGTTGTTTCAGATCGAGGAGCCCTGCACAAAGCTATCAGCTATGAAAATGGAATGCATATTATTGAAGAAACACAGCTTTTTCCAAATTTTGAACCAGTCCAAACTCTCGTGCTTTCATCCAAAACAGTAAGTGGTGTAAGCATCACAGCATTCATCTCATTTTGTTCTttcacaaaacttttttttttaccactttTGCGGCCCTGTGACAAGAAACAATCACTGTGCATAGAGCCAAAGGCTGCATTTGTAACTCACCATGCTGCAGCAATCACGTATTGCCTGCTGCGTTTCAGTATGTTTGGTAGGTGGCGAGCTTCTGAAGCTATGTGGACATGGGGAAGGGCCGGGGGAGCACAGGTGTGCAGGTCTTCGCTTGGTTTGCATGTGCAAAAGCTGGAAACTGTAAAGTGATTTAAGATACCAGATTTCAGTAATGGAGTAATGTAAAAGACCTGACCCCTTGTGGCCACTGTAGATTTGTGAGGAAAAATCCCTGGGGTTAAGGTTAGAGGAGTGGTGTGTGGTTTTGAGGAAATACACCTAAGAAGAGAGAAAGTCTTCTAGCACAGAGACTCATAATTGTGTAGCTAATTGATTTCTGCCGTCCCAAATCTCACAGGCTCCTGCATGCTGGATGAGTTGTGAGAGCAGTCACgttgctgcagctgtgggtgaGGACCTCTGGTGAGGTCCTGTCTGCCCAGTGGGgcaccagctgcagctgagtgGCACAAGACCTGCTGCAGGCTCCAAACCTGGCAGCTGTCCTGCACCATTCATCAGTTGCTTGGTTTAATCCTGGAGGGGTTTTGTGACAGTAGGAGGATAATCACTGTGTGTAGTTTGTTCATGAGTTAGGTTTCTGGCCCTAGTTACTCAAACGTTCAGATCCATGAATGTATCTGTCTATGCCTAAAGTCACTTGTAGCATCAGTGAGATTTTCTGGGTTTCATAAGGAATGAATGCCTCTTTTGAAGCATCTAGGAGTAATACCAGCCTTTAGTAGCTACATAGTGATCCATAAGTGCTCTGCAGCTTAGGGATTTAGGAATACTTtgaaacagcttttatttttgtgtgatatttaataaaatgttgCATGTCAACATGATCAGCTCAGTGGAACAAAGCTTTATGCCATAATTTTTACAAGCTCATCCTGCACACTTACTTATCCGTTCATGCTTATAATAGAAAGAAAGGACAGAGTATGTTTTTGCTAGACAAATGAAAATCAGGATTAAAACCATCTGTGCTTAGTTTTCCATAAACGTGCTTGTATTATTTTTGTATGATACATCACACTAATCACACTTATGTATGTGTAgataaacattattttatttgtatttattattgTATTTATTAAGCAAATAAGTATTTGCTTAATGTGCAAAGAAAGTTTCAAATTACTTGCTTTGACAGGAAGTCTCAGACTTTTCCCTGTCATAAAACACAGTGGTAGATAGCTCTTCTAATAAATATGCTAATACACATTTTTCTAATTGTGGGATCATTCCTACACTTCCTCAATTATGATTTGCCCATTTCAGGGGAgtgcaaagaaagaaatgggcCTTAAGCCTGATACCAAAGACACATCATGTAGCAGTTTCAGCACACACTTGGTAGTGAAGACTAGTGTAGAAATACTGGTAGTGTagaaaaattgaatttattcGCTCTGGGTCCAGGTGCCGTATGCTCAGTTCCTCAAGGATATCCAGAAAGGGGACAGTAGAAGGCATGGCACAGAGACTGCATAGGGAATGCTCTGTCTTTTCACAGAGAAACTTCTCTCAGAGCTTGGAATTGAAATAAAACACTGCTTCCTGCATTGTCACAGTGGAGAGTAACAGTTTGTATCTTCTGCAAGGGAAAATCTCCATGTTGCAAGTATAATTGTTGACGCATAAAACTAAACCCTGAAGTAATGCTGCCCAGTACATTCCTGTAAAACCAGAGGTCCTTTTCAGTGATGAGAAATGGGAGGCCAGGTGCCAGAGCCATGGTAACTGTATCGTCACGGTACCATCCAAGCAGGGATTCCTGCTGCTTCCTAACCTGAAAACGCAAGTCTCTGCCTCCACAGTCAGTGGCTACTGAAGTCCACCACTGAACTGTGATATATGTCATGGCATACCCACAGCAGTGGATGTACCACAGAAGGGTGATCATTACCCTGATGGTGGGCTTTAGACCTCTCTGGAGTCAGAGTCCTTTCTGAGTGTATTTTTTGCTAGTCTCTAGGTTCTTCCCATAGTGTGTGGAGGGTGGTGGGACAGAGTCAGATGAGCTTACAGTAGATTATCTTAACTCCTGCTTGACCGGAAGGTgtgtctggattttttttaaatggtttgcTCAGCTCGCTGCATGTTCCTTGAACTTTTGAGTGCATGAGTTGGGAAACAGGCCAAGACACTACAATCCATGCGCAGTGTTGCACTGTTGCAGCGTTACCCAGCAGGGCACTAGAGATGAGCAGTGCTTAGGGCACTGTGGAAATCTTGGAGCAGAATGGGAAACTTTCCCTAGGAAGTTGGATGTCTCCAACACTGTAGACTTCCTTCTGTGAGCACTGCATCACAGTCCAGCACTAATCTATGTCAAATATCAGGATGGAACACTGCATTTGAACGTTCGTTTGACTGTCTTTCAAGCTGTATCTTCCAGCAGTACCAGCAGTTTCTTTTTTGATCCTGTTTTATCTTGCATTTTCTAGTGTCAAGAGTTTCCTTGAAGGTTCTTTGCACACTTTATATTCAAGAAGGATTCAAACTAATTTGTGCTTGGTCTTGCAGTTTCCTCTAGAGACTTCCTCATGATCATTGCATTAAAGAGACTGACCTGTTTCGAGTTCTCATGGAAGAATCTCCTTACATCCTTAGTTGAAAGAGCAGAGCATCATTGAGCCCCAAAACCTAAATTCAGCCCTAAGATGCTCTGtcagttcttttcttcagggtGTTTACGATGTCAAGACCAAATGTCTGCACCTGAACGTGAGATTTTTGAAGAATATTTCTCTACTTTAAATCCTTCCTTGCATGTCTGCGCATCATTTTGTGACCATACTCATCCTGCTGGAGTCAAGCAGTCTCACTGCAGACATGACTCCGAGTACATTGCTGTGTACTGAGATTGGTATGGCTGCAGTACAAGAAGAGCCATTCTGTGCTTGGATCCAGCTTGTTTGCCTGACAGCTGCAGTAGGGTGCTGATAAACGTGCTCGGTGTTCTGCTCAGGGTGAAGCCAGCTCACTGCTGAGGTGGGGTGTGCCATTCATCTTCTTATGCAGAGCCTCTCAAAAGGAGTAGTGGGTCAGTCGCAGTGGTTTGGGACTGTAGCACAGGTCCATTTCTTGAGGCTTTGCTTGATAATACGGAAAGTTAGAGTCTACTTTTAGCCATTGTTTTCCCTGAGCTCTAAAGCAGATGAGTGAAATACGGCAGCTGCCTGCCTTTTATAATAAGGATGAGTGTGGTCTTTTCCTGCAGTGCTTAGAGTCAGACTCTGAGTCAAACtcaggggatttgggatccccagCAGCAATGGTTCAACAGCCACTCTGATTATATTCCCCTTCTCCTAGGTGTCTTGCCAGTGCTGTTTCCTTTGAATACTACCAGTGTTCTTCCACAAGAAGCATTTGGCTCTCATAAGGGGGATGCCGATGTGGCTGCAGAGACTGGCTGGCTGGAAAGCTGAAAGCAGTGGGGCTGCTTTGGGTTAACAGGAGCAGGTCCTGCGCTGAGCAAGCCTTGCCTCATAGAAGGATTATTGCATTCATATTTCTGGAAAAACTGTGTGATAAAGTGTGAACAAACCTCTCTCCTGCCCTCATTAAAAGCTgctcccagagagaaaggggccctggctccctcacaaatatctggtccacacctgggtcctgggtcaacgatcccagataccttgcctcgccactatccagttgcacacttgtgcccataaggtcccaaacccgaagcagccaggtggtataaggctcacgcccccttcgcacaatgtcgtttcgcatagcacggagactgtcgtgcgacagggactcagtgatgacttctggctctggctctcctgctggttgtgagggccctggttccccatcatcattaactggtcgtactgatttggtcttacacttcctcctttgcacaggggcgactgctgctggctgtggttgtccttgtggttcagctggaGCCTGGATGGTTGTAATATCTGTGGGTTCTGCTGCTGCACCATCAGACTctccctctttggggcagggagagggtttccCACCAGCTGGGGAGGTGTATTCCCTCTGCACATCTCACACATCTCCTTCATTAGTGCCCCTACTAAGTCTGGGTGGTTCATTTCTGAGgtgggctgtggggcaggatcCCTAGTCTCTGgagccatgtcaggttctggggcagcaCCCGTAGTCTCTGGGGTGGTTGTCTGGGTAGTTATCCAAGTTAATCTCACCTTACCTCTgagtgctaaatagagtaggcctatcagcaccACTTGGTTAATATCTAGAGGTAATGTAAACCCTTCCAATGCTGGTGGGATAGGCGCAAAGAACTGGTTGaagggttgggagaaaacttcccccgGTGTTACTGCCTCACGGAAGGTACCATtattaacataaccccaaaaacatgcacTCAGTGTGAGATAGCCTTGTATCCATGTGCCCACCTTCCAGGggaatttaaaaatccattaattCCTCACCTTATTTGACCCATAGTGCAAACTGGATAACAGTCATGGTACCCTTAGTTGTAGGACCCATGTTTAGATAAGGAGCTGCAAATGGGAGAAATATAGCCACAACCACCTGCCACCCGAACCAGGGTAAGCTAGCCCACATGGTGCTGCCTAATGAGGTTTCTCTATTCAGCACACAAAAATCAGGTTACCCAGGAATTGTTACTCGTTTTTTGCCCTTTTCTCTCAATGCCCTCGAACCgcacattgggcgccaagatctgtcttggtttgaaaaaCAGGTGTCTgctgaggaaggcaggagcctgccttggaatggaaaatgtaccccccttccctctgaattattataattttgaagttaaggggctttcaggcaaagatatgagaaaTAGGAATAATAGTTCCTTACTAGTATATATAACAAGGCAATAATACAGAAACCCTGGCTTAACCTGACAGTCAGCATACAACATGACGCCCTGccaggcagggtggtggtagcagtctgattaagtggtggctgcagtcctctttgaagtggttctgttgaattggtgatcctgtagaagggtctggtcttcctctgaaggtccagtggtggttatgtagctcttgtcctctgggaatcctgTAGGTAAGGGCTGCCTGTGGCCTTCCAcacctcagattatatccaggtaggaatgcttggttcctcctcctgggcggagcatctcacaatgggatgatgtaattttatgagtcatgcagtgagcCTAGatggctcattaacagaagataccTCTCTGGAAGGAGTTATCAGGGATCTgtcacagaagagagaaagaacacTGCCCTACCTGGTTTTAgcagatggtgatagaatacatacttttggttacatcttacattgtaacctaagacGTAAAGTCATAGTTAGACATGATTACTTTCCACATACCTGTTTCAgctttttgttgtctttttgcACTTTCACCAAGATAACTGTCTAGAAATAAAAGCTAATCAAATGCTTATTCTCCTCAGGCACCACTTTTTACAAAATGCCTGTATGTATGcactttttaataatatttaaattgtTCAATGAATTGGATTGTTTGGGTTTGAGAAAGTGActggctgtgattttttttgttgtgctttgttttctttagggCAGAAGATACCTCTTTGCTGGTTCAAATTCTGGTGTGGTGCAGTCTCCAGTGGCATTCTGTGACAAGTACACCACTTGTGTTGACTGTGTTTTAGCAAGGGATCCTTACTGTGCTTGGAAACCCCTTGAAGCTTCCTGCattgatatttttaaagaaggtGAAATGGAAAGGTAATAGTATCCTTTGGTTACCTTACAGTTACAATCAGTATTTAATCAGTCTTACTGATGattggaattttaaaaattgaatgtTTTCAGATACAGACTTTTTCCTATCCATTTATGTCTGTTAGTTCTGTTTAGATGAGTCCTATTTAGTACAAAAGGATGGGCAGACTTTAGGAAACAAGATTTGAAGTTGTAATGGTTGGACTTCCTTTTACAGGAGCTGGATTCAAAACATAGGTGGAGATGCATCTTCTTGTTCTGGTGAGTTAGTCTTTGAAGAGCTCTGTCATATGTCTAGGTGGAGTGGTGAAAGAGTTctgtttatttcagcttttattttgtgattATCTGGACATTGATTTGCATTTAAATAGGTATGGGATTCTGCTTTGAATATTTGAGCATTTATACGACCTGCATGTTGTCTTAAAAACTGTCTGTGTTTGTATGCATTTCAGTATGCAGTGCACAACCCCCTGAAATGAATGGGGGCACCTCAACAGTGACTTGTGAATGAAAGCAATACCAGAAGTACTTCTAATGCAGAGGCCTCTGTCTCTTTGATGCAGCATTTGACATTCTACTGTGAGCTTTGACAAGTGCTTGGTTATTGCTGCTAGATCAGATTAAATGATTCTATaaaaaaagctggttttatGGTGAGAGGGGAGGGGGAACTCAGAACATGatacagagcagctgaagtacCTTCCATAGTGCTTTAAGACAAGTAACCACAGGTCCTTTCTTTATTGTAtgtcctgctgccaccagaTCAAGGAGATCGTAAAGAGGAGTACAGTTACAGGAGATTTGAGCTGCAGTAAAAAAAAGCTCTTAAGAGTTTGATGTActcactttttatttctaatcCTAGCAAACTCTGGACTGCTATGAGAGCTTTGcctgttattttttttgttaacttACAGGGTGGCATTGTGGGTGTGCCCTAAGTGCaactaatcttttttttcagaagagagTTCCTAATTCAGTTTCCTCTTGGATATTTTGTAGTTGCTGGTTTACTTAAAATGCACTGATTGGATATAAAATGAGACTAAGTACAGTATCTTTCCCAAACAATGACTTGTCTCAGGTGTACTCTCAGTTGTGGGTCACTGAGGTCTCACTTGTCTAGAAGTGGAGGCTGTCTTAGAGTTGAGGTGTCCTATCTCTTAGTTTGTGTTGATGTTTCACGTGCAGTTTGGTATTCCACTGAGATCCTTGCATGCTGTCCACCTGGTCTTGTGAGGTGAATGCCATAATCTTCATGCTTCCAGTAAGACTGTAACACAGTCTGGTGAAGCTGTACAGATTAGAACAAACTGGAATCATTGCTGATACTCTGCACGTTTATTTTGATGTTCCAGATAAAGTAAGAGAGAATCCCCTACAGCATACATTCAAGCATGGGAGCACAGCAGAACTCAAGTGTTCTCAAAAGTCCAATCTGGCACAGGTAGTTTGGAAGTTCAAAGATGATGTGCTGAGAGTGGAGAGTCCCAAGTACCGTCTGCTGGAAAAGGCACTGCTCATCTTCAATTTATCAGAAGGAGACAGTGGTGTTTACCAATGTTTgtcagaagaaaaagtgaaaaacaagaaattttCTCAAGTGCTGGCTAAGCATGTTttggaactgaaaaaaatgcagcataCCACAGTGGGCCCCACTGTGACAGCCACACCAACAGAAGGTAATAGTGATGTGCCAAAAGTATCAGCTGTATCAACCGAGGGGTCCACTGCTCACATCTCGACCACTCACATGGTACCAGTAACGACAGCAAGGATATTATCAAAGCCCATTGGTCCTGTCCTAACAAGTGTAGcctccagcacagagctcttCAATTCAATTCCTGATGCAGTCCCGGAAAAGACAATGTTCCTCAAGTCAAATGATAACTTCCTGTTGAtgttcctcttcctcttctttttcatcctctttttgTGCCTGCTCTCCTACAACTGTTACAAAGGCTACTTGCCAGGGCAGTGCTTGAAGTTTCGCTCTGTGATGCTGCTCGGTAAGAAGAAGACGAAGTCAGATTTTTCTGATTGTGAGCAAAGTGTGAAAGAGACGCTGGTGGAGCAGGGCAGTGTCAGCCACCAGAGTGGGGAACAGCCCAAGCCTGCGCACGACACCGGCTACGAGACCGAGCCCGACTGCGGGAacagccagctgcaggcaggggacTCGCAGGCATCCCGCGAGGCCAGGGACAAGCCCTTCGATGTCAAGTGCGAGCTCAAGTACGCTGACTCGGATGTGGAGGGGGAGTGAAGGCCCCGTTGTCCCTCTCAGTGGCGGAAGTGAGCTGTGGTCCTGCGGCTGGCTATTTGAGCACGGAGAGCCTGGGTGTGACAGCTAAGCCATAGCAGGGGTTACATGCTTAAGCTGTACAGCAAGCCAATTTTCATTCAGATCTCAGCAGATTAGAGAAGTGGTGTACTTGTCTGGAGACCGTAGCATCTTGTGTTGTACTgtggttttttctattttttttttcaaatggcCAGTTTCAGATCACCACTTGTTTATTCCCAGTTTTCCCCTCCAGTGAGTGCTTTGCTCTAGTAAAGCTACTTGCTTGTTCTTTGGCCATATTCTTCAATAGAGTAAAAGTAACTTTATAATTCAGTTGGCTTTAAAAAGTACTTCAGTCTACACATATTTTTAgttgccattaaaaaaagatCTAGTTTCATTTTAATTCCAAATTGGAAATTGAGTTTAGTTTATCAGATTGGTAAATTATAGACTTTTGTCCAGATTgggacattttttttctttgctcctaGTGATTGTTTTTAGTTTTATGCTTTGTGTTTTGGCACACTAGATCTCTTTAGTTGgttagttaatttttttaactgctcTATAAGTATCTTAGATTTTAAGGTATAATGGGGATAGCATTGCCTTGATTTATGTAAGACTCAGGGATAATCTTgtttaaaggcttttttctttgctgctttctaGAAATGTAGGTACTACAATATCAGTTCAAAACATGGAGTAAGTGGGGAATGGGGAAGGAGGaaac
This genomic stretch from Corvus hawaiiensis isolate bCorHaw1 chromosome Z, bCorHaw1.pri.cur, whole genome shotgun sequence harbors:
- the SEMA4D gene encoding semaphorin-4D isoform X7, whose amino-acid sequence is MALCAYYAVWGLLLEVAVAFGPVPRITWEHKEVQLIHFNESKVSNYSTLLLSEDKNVLYVGAREVIFALNAVNIAEKQHELHWKVTEDKRTKCAVKGKSEQTECRNYVRVLQQLNDTFLYVCGTNAFQPTCDYLNLISFELGGKNEDGKGRCPFDPAQSYTSVMVDEELYSGTSYNFLGSEPIISRHSHQSPLRTEYAIPWLNEPNFVFADVIRADPNSTDGEDDKIYFFFTEVSVEYEFVGKLMIPRIARVCKRDQGGLRTLQKKWTSFLKARLICTIPDKNLIFNVINDVFILKSPTLKEPVIYGVFTPQLNNVGLSAVCAYNLSTVEEVFSKGKYMQSATVEQSHTKWVRYNGEIPNPRPGACINNEARASNYMSSLNLPDKTLQFVKDHPLMDDSVTPMGDRPRLVKRDVKYTQIVVDRVRVLNGTIYDVMFIGTDRGALHKAISYENGMHIIEETQLFPNFEPVQTLVLSSKTVSGGRRYLFAGSNSGVVQSPVAFCDKYTTCVDCVLARDPYCAWKPLEASCIDIFKEGEMERSWIQNIGGDASSCSASSPIPFPPTGTSFLSCVGSDSPPSPTSTQPDVWSSKDPVKVMLLPPFLSDQAQHVSIRGPFHLFCQATDNYLCSNCKTFFWTPSENIRINA
- the SEMA4D gene encoding semaphorin-4D isoform X4, producing the protein MALCAYYAVWGLLLEVAVAFGPVPRITWEHKEVQLIHFNESKVSNYSTLLLSEDKNVLYVGAREVIFALNAVNIAEKQHELHWKVTEDKRTKCAVKGKSEQTECRNYVRVLQQLNDTFLYVCGTNAFQPTCDYLNLISFELGGKNEDGKGRCPFDPAQSYTSVMVDEELYSGTSYNFLGSEPIISRHSHQSPLRTEYAIPWLNEPNFVFADVIRADPNSTDGEDDKIYFFFTEVSVEYEFVGKLMIPRIARVCKRDQGGLRTLQKKWTSFLKARLICTIPDKNLIFNVINDVFILKSPTLKEPVIYGVFTPQLNNVGLSAVCAYNLSTVEEVFSKGKYMQSATVEQSHTKWVRYNGEIPNPRPGACINNEARASNYMSSLNLPDKTLQFVKDHPLMDDSVTPMGDRPRLVKRDVKYTQIVVDRVRVLNGTIYDVMFIGTDRGALHKAISYENGMHIIEETQLFPNFEPVQTLVLSSKTGRRYLFAGSNSGVVQSPVAFCDKYTTCVDCVLARDPYCAWKPLEASCIDIFKEGEMERSWIQNIGGDASSCSASSPIPFPPTGTSFLSCVGSDSPPSPTSTQPDVWSSKDPVKVMLLPPFLSDQAQHVSIRGPFHLFCQATGPDDSYFVWKKNGQKMKACITEQSHMLLDGRVHVLSWVKDSVSENTEYRCSFISKVGNTTSEVLITVEDKDSDGQDAWTKEFDTWRSAISEHDKMMQNWRKTWETCNKRNSL
- the SEMA4D gene encoding semaphorin-4D isoform X8 produces the protein MALCAYYAVWGLLLEVAVAFGPVPRITWEHKEVQLIHFNESKVSNYSTLLLSEDKNVLYVGAREVIFALNAVNIAEKQHELHWKVTEDKRTKCAVKGKSEQTECRNYVRVLQQLNDTFLYVCGTNAFQPTCDYLNLISFELGGKNEDGKGRCPFDPAQSYTSVMVDEELYSGTSYNFLGSEPIISRHSHQSPLRTEYAIPWLNEPNFVFADVIRADPNSTDGEDDKIYFFFTEVSVEYEFVGKLMIPRIARVCKRDQGGLRTLQKKWTSFLKARLICTIPDKNLIFNVINDVFILKSPTLKEPVIYGVFTPQLNNVGLSAVCAYNLSTVEEVFSKGKYMQSATVEQSHTKWVRYNGEIPNPRPGACINNEARASNYMSSLNLPDKTLQFVKDHPLMDDSVTPMGDRPRLVKRDVKYTQIVVDRVRVLNGTIYDVMFIGTDRGALHKAISYENGMHIIEETQLFPNFEPVQTLVLSSKTVSGGRRYLFAGSNSGVVQSPVAFCDKYTTCVDCVLARDPYCAWKPLEASCIDIFKEGEMERSWIQNIGGDASSCSASSPIPFPPTGTSFLSCVGSDSPPSPTSTQPDVWSSKDPVKVMLLPPFLSDQAQHVSIRGPFHLFCQATAVWKLGSSCPWF